The sequence below is a genomic window from Campylobacter anatolicus.
AATCTTTGTAAATGCAAAAAAAGATGGTTTTAAAAGCTATGAACTTGATATGCCAAGCTTTAGCTTAAAAAACGATGGTAATGAGCTTAGTTTGCAGGGCTTAAAATTTGACTCAAAGCTTGATGATTACATTAAATTTAAAGATTATATTTTATACAAAATGCCTATAGAAAAAGAGAACTCAAGTTTTGTGATTGACAAATTTATAGTCAAATCACAAGGTGAAGAGAGCATAGATCTACAGATAAATGATATGACGGCTTGGGGCGAGAGTAGATATAAAGGCGAAAAAGTAGATATGGATATTGGTTACAAGATTGCAAATATTAAACTTGACTCGCAAGATATTATTAAAAATTTAGATGTAGAACTAAGTGCGGAAGGTTTTAACTTTGTTGCATATGTAAAGCATTTTAACATATTTGATAATATGACAAATACGCTTGATATTAGTGATGAGATGTTGTTAAAATCGCAGCAAGCAGTACTTGAGCTACTAAGTGGTGCTAAGATAAATCTAAAAAAACTAAGCTTAGCAAATCCAAAAGATAGGGTGGTTGATTTTAAATTTAATCTAAAATTTCCAGATATAAATACAAAAGATTTTGAAAGTATTATGGCATTATATTATGGCGTTGACTTTGATGGTGAGCTTAAAACGAAAGGTAGCTTTACTGAGTTTATAAGAGATTATAATCTGCCTGATA
It includes:
- a CDS encoding DUF945 family protein; the protein is MKKILYIIAILVVGFGGFVFYLQDYVKSKYDEYTLNLQNISFNNGLSIDLKQKSYKKGLFDARGVIGGYVKIANEVVEVEVISDIKYGLNVLSGAIDINNAVKILTDKESVVRIFGTDTPLSINSKIYADESADVVAKLVAINYHNHNSIKSDPITIFVNAKKDGFKSYELDMPSFSLKNDGNELSLQGLKFDSKLDDYIKFKDYILYKMPIEKENSSFVIDKFIVKSQGEESIDLQINDMTAWGESRYKGEKVDMDIGYKIANIKLDSQDIIKNLDVELSAEGFNFVAYVKHFNIFDNMTNTLDISDEMLLKSQQAVLELLSGAKINLKKLSLANPKDRVVDFKFNLKFPDINTKDFESIMALYYGVDFDGELKTKGSFTEFIRDYNLPDTSTVFVVAMLEEQLKLKNGENSLLKFKYDKNNMDIIINDDIKLSSLMGSGF